The following proteins come from a genomic window of Streptococcus oralis:
- the ruvA gene encoding Holliday junction branch migration protein RuvA, with protein sequence MYEYLKGIITKITAKYIVLEANGIGYILHVANPYAYSGQVNQETQIYVHQVVREDAHLLYGFRSEDEKKLFLSLISVSGIGPVSALAIIAADDNAGLVQAIETKNITYLTKFPKIGKKTAQQMVLDLEGKVVVASDDLPAKEAVQTSAENQELEEAMEAMLALGYKATELKKIKKFFEGTTDTAENYIKSALKMLVK encoded by the coding sequence ATGTACGAATATTTAAAAGGAATCATTACTAAAATCACTGCTAAATATATTGTCCTAGAGGCCAATGGTATCGGTTATATCTTGCATGTAGCTAATCCCTATGCTTACTCAGGTCAGGTTAATCAAGAGACCCAAATTTATGTGCATCAAGTTGTCCGTGAGGACGCCCATCTGCTTTACGGTTTTCGATCAGAAGATGAGAAGAAGCTCTTTCTTAGTCTGATCTCGGTCTCAGGGATTGGTCCTGTATCAGCTCTTGCTATTATCGCAGCCGATGACAATGCTGGCTTGGTTCAGGCGATCGAGACTAAGAACATTACCTACTTGACTAAGTTCCCTAAAATTGGCAAGAAGACAGCTCAGCAGATGGTGCTAGACTTGGAAGGTAAGGTAGTTGTGGCTAGTGATGACCTTCCTGCCAAGGAGGCAGTGCAAACCAGCGCTGAAAACCAAGAACTGGAAGAAGCTATGGAAGCCATGTTGGCATTGGGCTACAAGGCAACTGAACTCAAGAAGATCAAGAAATTCTTTGAAGGAACGACAGATACAGCTGAGAACTATATCAAGTCAGCCCTTAAGATGTTGGTGAAATAG
- a CDS encoding helix-turn-helix domain-containing protein — MMKLAEKLFELRKEKGWSQEKLAEQINVSRQSISKWESGQVLPEIEKIIELSKIFQVTTDYLLLDENSEKASTEVSLEEDKDKYYKEVKSFGLWQVIYIFVLALAIYLFLAGSSFPAEFTAWIWLIFILLIASAVAINKALKTKQRYLDKVIGLENPSNQDNSTKP; from the coding sequence ATGATGAAACTCGCAGAAAAACTATTTGAGCTTAGAAAGGAAAAAGGTTGGTCCCAGGAAAAGCTAGCAGAACAAATCAATGTTTCTCGGCAAAGCATCTCAAAATGGGAATCTGGACAAGTCCTTCCTGAAATCGAAAAAATCATTGAATTAAGTAAGATTTTTCAAGTGACAACTGACTATCTACTACTAGATGAAAACTCTGAAAAAGCTTCCACAGAAGTGAGCTTGGAGGAAGACAAGGACAAATACTATAAAGAGGTTAAATCCTTTGGTCTCTGGCAAGTGATTTATATTTTCGTATTGGCTCTGGCTATCTATCTCTTTTTAGCCGGTTCTAGTTTCCCAGCCGAATTCACTGCCTGGATTTGGCTGATCTTCATTCTCTTGATTGCTTCAGCAGTTGCTATCAACAAGGCTCTCAAAACCAAACAACGTTATCTTGATAAAGTGATTGGTCTTGAGAATCCTTCAAACCAAGACAACTCTACGAAACCTTGA